ATAAAAAAGTAAGCTGGGATTATAAAATCCGTCACTTTCTCAAAAGCCGGAACCTGTCGCCCGAGAGGGCGCACTATTGGTGGCGCGTTATTTTCTCTGAGGAGGAAAAGCGGCAAATTATGTCGGAAGACCTGCTGGCCGAATGCCGCGACTACGATCCCTTCGATAATTTCGAACAACGATTCAGGGAGGTGGCGAAAGCGGATTTTCTCAGCCAAACGCTTTATGTGGATATGAAAACCTGGTTGCAAGACGACATACTGGTAAAAGCTGATCGGATGAGCATGGCCAGCTCCCTTGAGGTTCGCTCCCCGTTTCTAGACCACCGCCTGCTCGAATTCTGCGCCCGCCTTGATGGCCCGGCCAAAATCAAGGCCTCCCGACAGAAAGTGATTCTCAAGGACGCAATGAAGGGAACCCTGCCTTCCCGCATCCTAAGCCGGACAAAACGCGGATTTAACGCCCCCACACGCCATTTTGGAGCCGAGAATCTTGCCCAGGCATCGGCGCATCGCGCCCTTTTCAAGACCGGCTTTGCCCTTGACCCAAAATTAGAGGACATTTCCTACAAATCCTTCGCCTTCGCAACTCTAGGCCATTGGCTTAATATGTATGAGCATTACGAGAAAACTGGACAATGGAGGATAAATTCAGATGGATTCAACTGAGACGGGCATCAGTTTCATCATCCCCGCCTACAACGAAGAGAATATGCTGGCCCCGACTATTGACCGGCTTCATGACGCTTTATCCGGTCTGGATCTATCATTTGAGATTATTGTTGTGAACGATGGCTCCCAGGACGGCACCCGGCAAGCCGCTGAAAGCGCCAGTAACGCCAGCGTCTTCAGCCACCCCGTTAACACCGGCTACGGGAGCGCTATCAAAACAGGCATTCTCGCTTCCCGCTATTCATGGATTGGAATTGTGGATGCAGACGGCACATACGATATCGAACAACTGCCGCTTCTCGTTGATAAGATGAAAGAAGGCTTCGACATGGCCGTGGTATCGCGTGAAAATATTTTAAAGATGGATAAACCCCTGAAGCGTTTTTTCCGCAGAATCCTTCTTTCGTTCATCAATATTTTCATATCAGCGAAAATTCAAGATCCGAACAGTGGGTTCAGGATTTTCAAAAAAGACCTGGCCATGACCTTTTTCCCTTTCCTTTGCAATACTTTTTCCTTCACAACGAGCATCACAATTTTCGCAATGGGTGAAGGGTATTTTGTTTGCTACGTGCCGACGAACTACACGGAGCGAACGGGAATAAGCAAGGTGCGGCATTTCCGTGATTCGCTTCGGATGATCCAGCTAATCATGCAAGGCATCACATTTTTCAATCCAGTGAAATTTTATCTCATGCTCTCGGCGTTACTGGTGTTTTTTGTGGCGCTGCCAGCCGCTGCTCTCACCACTTTAGGCTGGAGCAGCTTGGCTCTCCAGTATGTCATCATTGGCTCAGCATCAACGCTTTTACTCGGCCTTGGCGTCATGGTGGATATTCTTCGTATTTCCTCTACCTACGCAATAGACAAGAACAAGCGCTTGACGGCCGAAGCAGACGCCTCCGATTGAGCCCCTCAGGCTTTGCGAACCTGTTCATTCATCCCCCGGCGGACGGCATATGAGCAAATGGCCAGATAGGGGAGCCCTAGAATGGAAATGATTGCACTTCTGCCGATATTCGCAGCCTACCTCGTAATCAACCGCCCGTTCCTCAATCTCACCTGCCACCAGGACGCCGGTTGGCATTCATATTGGGCAGCATTCCGGGACAAAGGCGTCACTTTGCACCAGCAGTTGAACATCTTGATGGGCTGCGCCCGTATCGGCAGCAAGTTTCTATTCTATCTGTGGTTTACCCTCCTGGGAAAAGGCGATCCCGAGCGCAAAGCCGTCAGGATGTTTCTCATCATCAACATTCTCGCATCTATCATCATTTACCAATCGATTCGCCTATTAACTCCGGGAACAACGCATATCGCCCTATCCGTCTGTGCGGCTTATTTGTACATCACGAGCAATCCTCTACTCGGCATTCATTACGAAACATCGGAAAGGGTCCAGGGATTTTTTAATGCCGTCATTTTCTTTAGCGTTTGCAACTACCTGATGGCGCCAAGCGGGGTCTGGATCTTTGTCATTGTCTTCACCATGCTTCTCACAGCTTTTCTTTTTAAAATCACGCAGCTAATCGAATACTTTGCTCTCTGGTTGGCGCTGGCGCTTTTTGGTTTCGATCTTTCCTTCTTTATGCTATCCACGACCGGAGCAGTAGCAGCGGGGGCGGCATTCGCACTGCTCTTGTGGAAACTCGAACTCCTCGAAAAAGAAAATCTTGGGATTTTGGGATACATCTCCAGCAGCTACGAACACAAGAAAAACGCTCCGGCGATATCCCTCGATGAAAAAATTCAAAAACTCGAATCGACTGACCTACATCCGGGCTTCATCCGCCTGACAAAAAAACTCCTTGTCTCTGGAGAGAAACTCCTTCCGGCATTTCTTTTTAGAATTTTAGCCGGATTGGGTGAATACATCTTAAAAACAATTCAGAAGCTAATGCCTTTTGGTGGACAGATATTCTCAAGCAGCCGGGCTTTTATTTTTCTCATCATCTGCGGTGCCTTGTTGGGGCCCCACTATCCACGCA
The sequence above is drawn from the Nitrospinaceae bacterium genome and encodes:
- a CDS encoding glycosyltransferase family 2 protein; this translates as MDSTETGISFIIPAYNEENMLAPTIDRLHDALSGLDLSFEIIVVNDGSQDGTRQAAESASNASVFSHPVNTGYGSAIKTGILASRYSWIGIVDADGTYDIEQLPLLVDKMKEGFDMAVVSRENILKMDKPLKRFFRRILLSFINIFISAKIQDPNSGFRIFKKDLAMTFFPFLCNTFSFTTSITIFAMGEGYFVCYVPTNYTERTGISKVRHFRDSLRMIQLIMQGITFFNPVKFYLMLSALLVFFVALPAAALTTLGWSSLALQYVIIGSASTLLLGLGVMVDILRISSTYAIDKNKRLTAEADASD